One region of Glycine max cultivar Williams 82 chromosome 9, Glycine_max_v4.0, whole genome shotgun sequence genomic DNA includes:
- the LOC100803769 gene encoding FIP1[V]-like protein isoform X1: MEDDDEFGDLYTDVLRPFASSSPSSSSAQQLHQLSPAPPSLDLNLNPNPDAAQIPCDAPHTYSPAPTNPLPEPDPREPPPESPKIPDAEPLPDSNLVAAVVAGVDPMDREVKFDIEEDDDDGGCGGDVVGETVIPGLSGEAAAAVPPEGEGDDWDSDSEDDLKIVLNENNHMAMERGGVADGDEEEEDGDEELVIVAGGDLNQGVEEPEWGENAALAAGDGDRKDAAGELAKVGGAAVPPKIGYSNHGYHPFHSPFKYQYVRPGAALMPGAAASAPGGPPGQIRPLANMAGRGRGEWRPPGIKGGAAMQKGFHAGPGLPGWGSSAAGRGFGGGLEFTLPSHKTIFDVEIENFEEKPWKYPNVDISDFFNFGLNEESWKDYCKQLEQLRLESTMQSKIRVYESGRTEQEYDPDLPPELAAATGIHDVPGEHTNSLKSDVGQSDVMKGSGTGRVRPPLPTGRAIQVEGGYGDRLPSIDTRPPRIRDSDAIIEIVLQDTEDDESSAGIAQDPPESGDPHREDFREDHVAGDEIPRLEPKYFDGFPQDYNGRKKEIAGRRMPFINSCAANMPNGDEKLFFPQEEPIEYSGSRGQNRRNYGGNFSSSHDERQMQRRVRGQSPPIIPIQELATDNSQKEESAESMEGRHRSSPAVKDVGESSVEYKDIELEDTETADGSSRLEKEETVDRVDTLEDGVAKRQKVTSQVEPPLPDEVDDDWEDSKAAKSSDNSKARSASSRDNQKRQEGFEEEVVQDPQSAHLGSIRQHPDEIEPGFYKREHDAKQEPERNRMMLKGRERSYPYKDRHPSSAPQLHANTDGFDGQKERDNSEMDWARRDDDLYNRRVRNDEPRKRDRAKVRENERNDKEDSLHSRKQLDNGSYRVLYEKDVGSRDSRHRERDEGLRIRYEAVEDYRGKRRKDEEYLRREHIDKEEVLHGYRENASRRRRERDEVLDPRKRDDLQRARDNPDDQYATRQKDDAWVPRERGDRQRDREEWHRMKQSHEEHLPKREREEGRSSVRSGRGAEHKLSEKEYQSREAMRQNDQLKRRDRIQDESPHHKGRDDASARGNQYTTEERRSRQERSSSRSDRVANFSDNQKVKHREGSRKSKERDVSDLNSLGLSKRSQENQIGPTNEKGLKGSGDEERAEHEIPGHRLSRKQREDMSSDDEQQDSRRGRSKLERWTSHKERDFSVNKSSSSLKYKDIDKDNNDGSSEAGKPADEPAKTVDVDNQHLLLAEARDSADMENRDADTKELGDRHLDTVERLKKRSERFKLPMPSEKETLVIKKLESEPLPSAKSENPVVDSEVKQERPARKRRWVTN; the protein is encoded by the exons ATGGAAGACGACGACGAGTTCGGAGATTTATACACCGACGTTCTCCGCCCCTTCGCTTCTTCTTCGCCCTCATCATCTTCTGCGCAGCAGCTCCACCAACTTTCCCCTGCGCCCCCCTCTCTCGATCTCAATCTCAATCCCAATCCCGACGCCGCACAGATCCCCTGCGATGcgccccacacttattcccctGCACCAACCAATCCCCTCCCTGAGCCTGACCCACGCGAACCGCCCCCGGAGTCGCCGAAAATTCCGGACGCGGAGCCTCTGCCGGATTCAAACCTCGTCGCCGCCGTCGTAGCGGGCGTTGATCCGATGGACAGGGAGGTGAAATTCGACATCGAGGAGGACGATGACGACGGCGGATGTGGTGGAGACGTCGTCGGAGAGACGGTTATTCCGGGGCTGTCCGGCGAGGCGGCGGCGGCGGTGCCGCCTGAGGGCGAGGGAGATGATTGGGACAGCGACAGTGAGGATGATTTGAAGATAGTGTTGAATGAGAACAATCACATGGCCATGGAGAGAGGAGGGGTGGCGGATGGtgatgaggaggaggaggatggGGATGAGGAGCTTGTGATTGTGGCTGGCGGCGATCTGAATCAGGGCGTGGAGGAGCCGGAGTGGGGCGAGAATGCTGCCCTTGCTGCCGGTGATGGCGATAGGAAGGACGCTGCCGGAGAATTGGCCAAGGTCGGCGGTGCGGCCGTACCACCGAAGATTGGGTATAGCAATCATGGATATCACCCCTTTCATTCGCCTTTCAAG TATCAGTATGTTAGGCCTGGTGCAGCGCTAATGCCTGGAGCTGCTGCTTCTGCTCCAGGAGGGCCTCCTGGTCAAATTCGTCCTCTGGCTAACATGGCTGGTCGAGGCAGAGGGGAATGGAGACCACCTGGAATAAAAGGTGGTGCTGCTATGCAAAAAGGTTTTCATGCAGGTCCTGGATTACCTGGTTGGGGCAGCAGTGCTGCAGGGCGGGGGTTTGGTGGTGGATTGGAATTCACACTTCCTTCTcacaa GACTATATTTGATGTTGAAATTGAGAATTTTGAGGAGAAACCGTGGAAATATCCGAATGTTGATATATCggattttttcaactttggcTTGAATGAGGAGAGCTGGAAAGATTATTGCAAACAGCTg GAGCAACTACGCTTGGAGTCTACTATGCAAAGCAAGATCCGTGTTTATGAGAGTGGTCGAACAGAGCAG GAGTATGATCCAGACTTACCCCCTGAATTAGCTGCAGCTACTGGTATACATGATGTACCTGGTGAACACACAAATTCTCTAAAGTCAGATGTTGGACAAAGCGATGTTATGAAAGGTTCTGGGACTGGACGTGTGCGACCACCACTA CCAACTGGTAGAGCAATACAGGTGGAAGGTGGTTATGGTGACCGGCTTCCTTCCATTGATACCCGCCCTCCCCGAATCCGTGATTCAGATGCAATCATTGAG ATTGTTTTACAGGATACAGAAGATGACGAGTCCTCTGCAGGAATTGCTCAAGATCCACCAGAGAGTGGAGATCCCCATAGAGAGGATTTTAGAGAAGACCATGTAGCTGGGGATGAAATTCCAAGGTTGGAGCCCAAGTATTTTGATGGTTTTCCACAGGATTATAATGGTCGAAAGAAAGAGATTGCAGGAAGAAGAATGCCATTTATAAATTCCTGTGCTGCTAACATGCCTAATGGAGATGAAAAATTGTTCTTCCCACAGGAAGAGCCAATTGAGTACTCTGGCTCAAGGGGCCAAAATCGTAGGAACTATGGTGGCAATTTTAGCTCCTCTCATGACGAAAG GCAGATGCAAAGAAGAGTGCGTGGTCAGTCTCCTCCTATTATTCCTATTCAAGAATTGGCAACTGATAACAGTCAAAAAGAAGAGTCAGCGGAAAGCATGGAAGGTAGACATAGATCATCCCCTGCCGTTAAGGATGTAGGGGAGTCCAGTGTGGAGTACAAAGATATTGAACTTGAGGACACTGAGACAGCTGATGGAAGTTCAAGATTGGAAAAGGAGGAAACAGTAGACAGAGTAGATACCCTTGAGGATGGGGTAGCAAAGAGACAGAAAGTAACATCTCAAGTTGAGCCACCTTTGCCTGATGAAGTTGATGATGATTGGGAGGACTCAAAGGCTGCAAAAAGTAGTGATAACAGCAAAGCAAGATCAGCAAGCAGTAGAGATAACCAGAAGCGGCAAGAGGGTTTTGAGGAAGAAGTAGTTCAGGATCCACAATCAGCACATCTGGGTAGCATCAGACAGCACCCTGATGAAATTGAGCCGGGATTTTATAAAAGAGAGCATGATGCAAAGCAAGAACCTGAAAGAAATCGCATGATGCTTAAAGGCAGAGAGAGATCATACCCTTACAAGGACCGGCATCCTAGCTCAGCTCCTCAGTTACACGCAAATACAGATGGATTTGATGgacaaaaagaaagggacaatTCTGAAATGGATTGGGCACGGAGAGATGATGATCTCTATAACAGAAGGGTTAGAAATGATGAACCTAGAAAGAGGGATAGGGCTAAGGTtcgagaaaatgagagaaacgaCAAAGAAGATAGCCTTCATTCTAGAAAACAGTTGGATAATGGTAGCTACAGGGTTTTGTATGAAAAAGATGTTGGGTCCAGAGATTCAAGACATAGGGAAAGAGACGAGGGCTTGAGGATTAGGTACGAAGCAGTGGAGGATTACCGTGGCAAGAGGAGGAAGGATGAGGAATATCTTAGGAGGGAGCATATTGACAAAGAAGAAGTTCTGCATGGCTACAGGGAAAATGCTAGTCGGCGCAGGCGAGAAAGAGATGAAGTATTGGATCCACGAAAGAGGGATGACCTGCAAAGAGCTAGAGATAACCCTGATGATCAATATGCTACTAGGCAGAAAGATGATGCCTGGGTACCAAGGGAGAGGGGTGATAGGCAGAGAGATAGGGAGGAGTGGCATCGGATGAAACAGTCCCATGAAGAACACCTACCCAAGCGTGAAAGAGAAGAAGGACGAAGTTCTGTAAGAAGTGGACGAGGGGCTGAACATAAACTTTCTGAGAAAGAATACCAATCCAGAGAAGCAATGCGGCAAAATGACCAATTGAAGAGAAGGGATAGAATTCAGGATGAAAGTCCACATCATAAGGGGCGAGATGATGCTTCTGCCCGTGGAAATCAATATACTACTGAGGAAAGGCGATCTAGGCAAGAAAGGTCAAGTAGTCGTAGTGATCGTGTTGCTAATTTTTCAGATAACCAAAAAGTCAAGCATAGAGAAGGCTCAAGGAAAAGCAAAGAACGTGATGTTAGTGACCTTAATAGTTTAGGCCTGTCCAAGAGAAGTCAAGAAAATCAAATTGGTCCAACCAATGAGAAG GGCTTGAAAGGATCTGGTGATGAAGAGCGTGCTGAGCATGAAATTCCAGGGCATCGCCTGTCAAGAAAACAGCGGGAAGACATGTCCTCAGATGATGAACAGCAAGATTCTCGCAGAGGACGCTCTAAATTGGAACGCTGGACAAGCCATAAGGAAAGAGATTTCAGTGTCAACAAGTCCTCTTCTTCCTTGAAGTATAAAGACATTGATAAGGATAATAACGATGGGTCTTCTGAAGCTGGGAAGCCTGCGGATGAACCTGCTAAaactgttgatgttgataatcaACATCTCTTGTTAGCTGAAGCAAGGGATTCTGCAGATATGGAAAATAGGGATGCTGATACAAAAGAATTGGGAGATCGGCACCTTGACACGGTTGAGAGGTTGAAGAAGCGTAGCGAGCGGTTCAAGCTCCCAATGCCTAGTGAAAAAGAGACCCTTGTCATCAAGAAGTTAGAAAGTGAACCTCTGCCTTCTGCCAAAAGTGAAAATCCAGTAGTAGATTCAGAAGTCAAACAAGAACGACCTGCCCGGAAAAGAAGATGGGTCACTAACTGA
- the LOC100803769 gene encoding FIP1[V]-like protein isoform X2: protein MEDDDEFGDLYTDVLRPFASSSPSSSSAQQLHQLSPAPPSLDLNLNPNPDAAQIPCDAPHTYSPAPTNPLPEPDPREPPPESPKIPDAEPLPDSNLVAAVVAGVDPMDREVKFDIEEDDDDGGCGGDVVGETVIPGLSGEAAAAVPPEGEGDDWDSDSEDDLKIVLNENNHMAMERGGVADGDEEEEDGDEELVIVAGGDLNQGVEEPEWGENAALAAGDGDRKDAAGELAKVGGAAVPPKIGYSNHGYHPFHSPFKYVRPGAALMPGAAASAPGGPPGQIRPLANMAGRGRGEWRPPGIKGGAAMQKGFHAGPGLPGWGSSAAGRGFGGGLEFTLPSHKTIFDVEIENFEEKPWKYPNVDISDFFNFGLNEESWKDYCKQLEQLRLESTMQSKIRVYESGRTEQEYDPDLPPELAAATGIHDVPGEHTNSLKSDVGQSDVMKGSGTGRVRPPLPTGRAIQVEGGYGDRLPSIDTRPPRIRDSDAIIEIVLQDTEDDESSAGIAQDPPESGDPHREDFREDHVAGDEIPRLEPKYFDGFPQDYNGRKKEIAGRRMPFINSCAANMPNGDEKLFFPQEEPIEYSGSRGQNRRNYGGNFSSSHDERQMQRRVRGQSPPIIPIQELATDNSQKEESAESMEGRHRSSPAVKDVGESSVEYKDIELEDTETADGSSRLEKEETVDRVDTLEDGVAKRQKVTSQVEPPLPDEVDDDWEDSKAAKSSDNSKARSASSRDNQKRQEGFEEEVVQDPQSAHLGSIRQHPDEIEPGFYKREHDAKQEPERNRMMLKGRERSYPYKDRHPSSAPQLHANTDGFDGQKERDNSEMDWARRDDDLYNRRVRNDEPRKRDRAKVRENERNDKEDSLHSRKQLDNGSYRVLYEKDVGSRDSRHRERDEGLRIRYEAVEDYRGKRRKDEEYLRREHIDKEEVLHGYRENASRRRRERDEVLDPRKRDDLQRARDNPDDQYATRQKDDAWVPRERGDRQRDREEWHRMKQSHEEHLPKREREEGRSSVRSGRGAEHKLSEKEYQSREAMRQNDQLKRRDRIQDESPHHKGRDDASARGNQYTTEERRSRQERSSSRSDRVANFSDNQKVKHREGSRKSKERDVSDLNSLGLSKRSQENQIGPTNEKGLKGSGDEERAEHEIPGHRLSRKQREDMSSDDEQQDSRRGRSKLERWTSHKERDFSVNKSSSSLKYKDIDKDNNDGSSEAGKPADEPAKTVDVDNQHLLLAEARDSADMENRDADTKELGDRHLDTVERLKKRSERFKLPMPSEKETLVIKKLESEPLPSAKSENPVVDSEVKQERPARKRRWVTN, encoded by the exons ATGGAAGACGACGACGAGTTCGGAGATTTATACACCGACGTTCTCCGCCCCTTCGCTTCTTCTTCGCCCTCATCATCTTCTGCGCAGCAGCTCCACCAACTTTCCCCTGCGCCCCCCTCTCTCGATCTCAATCTCAATCCCAATCCCGACGCCGCACAGATCCCCTGCGATGcgccccacacttattcccctGCACCAACCAATCCCCTCCCTGAGCCTGACCCACGCGAACCGCCCCCGGAGTCGCCGAAAATTCCGGACGCGGAGCCTCTGCCGGATTCAAACCTCGTCGCCGCCGTCGTAGCGGGCGTTGATCCGATGGACAGGGAGGTGAAATTCGACATCGAGGAGGACGATGACGACGGCGGATGTGGTGGAGACGTCGTCGGAGAGACGGTTATTCCGGGGCTGTCCGGCGAGGCGGCGGCGGCGGTGCCGCCTGAGGGCGAGGGAGATGATTGGGACAGCGACAGTGAGGATGATTTGAAGATAGTGTTGAATGAGAACAATCACATGGCCATGGAGAGAGGAGGGGTGGCGGATGGtgatgaggaggaggaggatggGGATGAGGAGCTTGTGATTGTGGCTGGCGGCGATCTGAATCAGGGCGTGGAGGAGCCGGAGTGGGGCGAGAATGCTGCCCTTGCTGCCGGTGATGGCGATAGGAAGGACGCTGCCGGAGAATTGGCCAAGGTCGGCGGTGCGGCCGTACCACCGAAGATTGGGTATAGCAATCATGGATATCACCCCTTTCATTCGCCTTTCAAG TATGTTAGGCCTGGTGCAGCGCTAATGCCTGGAGCTGCTGCTTCTGCTCCAGGAGGGCCTCCTGGTCAAATTCGTCCTCTGGCTAACATGGCTGGTCGAGGCAGAGGGGAATGGAGACCACCTGGAATAAAAGGTGGTGCTGCTATGCAAAAAGGTTTTCATGCAGGTCCTGGATTACCTGGTTGGGGCAGCAGTGCTGCAGGGCGGGGGTTTGGTGGTGGATTGGAATTCACACTTCCTTCTcacaa GACTATATTTGATGTTGAAATTGAGAATTTTGAGGAGAAACCGTGGAAATATCCGAATGTTGATATATCggattttttcaactttggcTTGAATGAGGAGAGCTGGAAAGATTATTGCAAACAGCTg GAGCAACTACGCTTGGAGTCTACTATGCAAAGCAAGATCCGTGTTTATGAGAGTGGTCGAACAGAGCAG GAGTATGATCCAGACTTACCCCCTGAATTAGCTGCAGCTACTGGTATACATGATGTACCTGGTGAACACACAAATTCTCTAAAGTCAGATGTTGGACAAAGCGATGTTATGAAAGGTTCTGGGACTGGACGTGTGCGACCACCACTA CCAACTGGTAGAGCAATACAGGTGGAAGGTGGTTATGGTGACCGGCTTCCTTCCATTGATACCCGCCCTCCCCGAATCCGTGATTCAGATGCAATCATTGAG ATTGTTTTACAGGATACAGAAGATGACGAGTCCTCTGCAGGAATTGCTCAAGATCCACCAGAGAGTGGAGATCCCCATAGAGAGGATTTTAGAGAAGACCATGTAGCTGGGGATGAAATTCCAAGGTTGGAGCCCAAGTATTTTGATGGTTTTCCACAGGATTATAATGGTCGAAAGAAAGAGATTGCAGGAAGAAGAATGCCATTTATAAATTCCTGTGCTGCTAACATGCCTAATGGAGATGAAAAATTGTTCTTCCCACAGGAAGAGCCAATTGAGTACTCTGGCTCAAGGGGCCAAAATCGTAGGAACTATGGTGGCAATTTTAGCTCCTCTCATGACGAAAG GCAGATGCAAAGAAGAGTGCGTGGTCAGTCTCCTCCTATTATTCCTATTCAAGAATTGGCAACTGATAACAGTCAAAAAGAAGAGTCAGCGGAAAGCATGGAAGGTAGACATAGATCATCCCCTGCCGTTAAGGATGTAGGGGAGTCCAGTGTGGAGTACAAAGATATTGAACTTGAGGACACTGAGACAGCTGATGGAAGTTCAAGATTGGAAAAGGAGGAAACAGTAGACAGAGTAGATACCCTTGAGGATGGGGTAGCAAAGAGACAGAAAGTAACATCTCAAGTTGAGCCACCTTTGCCTGATGAAGTTGATGATGATTGGGAGGACTCAAAGGCTGCAAAAAGTAGTGATAACAGCAAAGCAAGATCAGCAAGCAGTAGAGATAACCAGAAGCGGCAAGAGGGTTTTGAGGAAGAAGTAGTTCAGGATCCACAATCAGCACATCTGGGTAGCATCAGACAGCACCCTGATGAAATTGAGCCGGGATTTTATAAAAGAGAGCATGATGCAAAGCAAGAACCTGAAAGAAATCGCATGATGCTTAAAGGCAGAGAGAGATCATACCCTTACAAGGACCGGCATCCTAGCTCAGCTCCTCAGTTACACGCAAATACAGATGGATTTGATGgacaaaaagaaagggacaatTCTGAAATGGATTGGGCACGGAGAGATGATGATCTCTATAACAGAAGGGTTAGAAATGATGAACCTAGAAAGAGGGATAGGGCTAAGGTtcgagaaaatgagagaaacgaCAAAGAAGATAGCCTTCATTCTAGAAAACAGTTGGATAATGGTAGCTACAGGGTTTTGTATGAAAAAGATGTTGGGTCCAGAGATTCAAGACATAGGGAAAGAGACGAGGGCTTGAGGATTAGGTACGAAGCAGTGGAGGATTACCGTGGCAAGAGGAGGAAGGATGAGGAATATCTTAGGAGGGAGCATATTGACAAAGAAGAAGTTCTGCATGGCTACAGGGAAAATGCTAGTCGGCGCAGGCGAGAAAGAGATGAAGTATTGGATCCACGAAAGAGGGATGACCTGCAAAGAGCTAGAGATAACCCTGATGATCAATATGCTACTAGGCAGAAAGATGATGCCTGGGTACCAAGGGAGAGGGGTGATAGGCAGAGAGATAGGGAGGAGTGGCATCGGATGAAACAGTCCCATGAAGAACACCTACCCAAGCGTGAAAGAGAAGAAGGACGAAGTTCTGTAAGAAGTGGACGAGGGGCTGAACATAAACTTTCTGAGAAAGAATACCAATCCAGAGAAGCAATGCGGCAAAATGACCAATTGAAGAGAAGGGATAGAATTCAGGATGAAAGTCCACATCATAAGGGGCGAGATGATGCTTCTGCCCGTGGAAATCAATATACTACTGAGGAAAGGCGATCTAGGCAAGAAAGGTCAAGTAGTCGTAGTGATCGTGTTGCTAATTTTTCAGATAACCAAAAAGTCAAGCATAGAGAAGGCTCAAGGAAAAGCAAAGAACGTGATGTTAGTGACCTTAATAGTTTAGGCCTGTCCAAGAGAAGTCAAGAAAATCAAATTGGTCCAACCAATGAGAAG GGCTTGAAAGGATCTGGTGATGAAGAGCGTGCTGAGCATGAAATTCCAGGGCATCGCCTGTCAAGAAAACAGCGGGAAGACATGTCCTCAGATGATGAACAGCAAGATTCTCGCAGAGGACGCTCTAAATTGGAACGCTGGACAAGCCATAAGGAAAGAGATTTCAGTGTCAACAAGTCCTCTTCTTCCTTGAAGTATAAAGACATTGATAAGGATAATAACGATGGGTCTTCTGAAGCTGGGAAGCCTGCGGATGAACCTGCTAAaactgttgatgttgataatcaACATCTCTTGTTAGCTGAAGCAAGGGATTCTGCAGATATGGAAAATAGGGATGCTGATACAAAAGAATTGGGAGATCGGCACCTTGACACGGTTGAGAGGTTGAAGAAGCGTAGCGAGCGGTTCAAGCTCCCAATGCCTAGTGAAAAAGAGACCCTTGTCATCAAGAAGTTAGAAAGTGAACCTCTGCCTTCTGCCAAAAGTGAAAATCCAGTAGTAGATTCAGAAGTCAAACAAGAACGACCTGCCCGGAAAAGAAGATGGGTCACTAACTGA